A window from Enterocloster bolteae encodes these proteins:
- a CDS encoding GntR family transcriptional regulator → MKPYAEMTKEELLSLRQDLKAQYHEFQAKDLKLDMSRGKPCVEQLDLSMGMMDVLSSTSDLTCEDGTDCRNYGVLTGIDEAKVLLADMMEVNPSTIIIYGNSSLNVMYDTVSRAMTHGIMGCTPWCKLDKVKFLCPVPGYDRHFAITEYFGIEMINVPMSEDGPDMDMVEELVASDDSIKGIWCVPKYSNPQGYSYSDETVRRFARLKPAASDFRIFWDNAYGVHHLYDHDQDHLIEILAECKRAGNPDLVYKFASTSKISFPGSGIAAIATSHNNLEDIKAQLKNQTIGHDKVNQLRHARFFKDIHGMVEHMRKHADIIRPKFEAVEEILERELEGLGIGRWTKPRGGYFISFDSLEGCAKDIVARCKKAGVVMTSAGATYPYGKDPHDSNIRIAPTYPTLGDLITAAELFALCVKLSSVEKLLKTMA, encoded by the coding sequence ATGAAGCCATATGCAGAGATGACTAAAGAAGAACTGCTTTCACTGCGCCAGGATCTGAAAGCACAGTACCATGAGTTTCAGGCAAAGGACCTGAAGCTGGATATGTCCAGGGGAAAGCCGTGTGTGGAGCAGCTGGACCTTTCCATGGGTATGATGGACGTACTGAGCAGCACCAGCGACCTTACCTGCGAGGACGGTACAGACTGCCGCAATTACGGTGTGCTGACAGGAATTGACGAGGCCAAGGTACTGCTTGCGGATATGATGGAGGTGAATCCTTCCACCATTATCATTTACGGCAATTCCAGCCTGAACGTTATGTACGATACCGTATCCAGGGCCATGACCCACGGAATCATGGGATGCACTCCCTGGTGCAAGCTGGATAAGGTGAAATTCCTCTGCCCGGTTCCCGGATATGACCGCCATTTTGCCATCACAGAATACTTCGGCATCGAGATGATCAATGTACCTATGTCCGAGGATGGACCTGATATGGATATGGTGGAGGAACTTGTGGCTTCCGATGATTCCATCAAGGGAATCTGGTGCGTACCCAAGTACTCCAATCCCCAGGGCTATTCCTATTCAGACGAGACGGTCCGCCGTTTTGCAAGGCTGAAGCCGGCCGCGTCCGACTTCCGTATATTCTGGGACAATGCCTACGGCGTACACCACCTGTATGACCATGACCAGGATCATTTGATTGAAATTCTGGCAGAGTGCAAGAGGGCCGGAAATCCTGACCTGGTTTATAAGTTTGCTTCCACCTCCAAAATCAGCTTCCCGGGGTCCGGCATTGCGGCCATTGCCACCTCCCACAATAACCTGGAGGATATCAAGGCCCAGTTAAAGAACCAGACCATTGGCCATGATAAGGTAAACCAGCTGCGCCATGCCCGTTTCTTTAAGGATATCCACGGCATGGTAGAGCATATGAGAAAGCACGCAGACATCATCCGGCCAAAATTTGAGGCAGTGGAGGAGATATTGGAGCGTGAGCTGGAAGGCCTGGGAATCGGCCGGTGGACAAAGCCAAGGGGCGGATATTTTATCTCCTTTGATTCTCTGGAGGGGTGTGCAAAGGATATTGTGGCCAGATGCAAGAAGGCAGGAGTGGTTATGACATCTGCCGGAGCCACCTATCCTTACGGAAAGGATCCCCATGACAGCAATATCCGCATTGCGCCCACCTATCCCACATTGGGGGATTTGATAACGGCTGCCGAGCTGTTTGCACTCTGCGTAAAGCTCTCCTCTGTGGAAAAGCTTTTAAAAACAATGGCATAA
- the gatB gene encoding Asp-tRNA(Asn)/Glu-tRNA(Gln) amidotransferase subunit GatB, producing MSKQYETVIGLEVHVELATKTKIFCGCSTRFGGAPNTHTCPVCTGMPGSLPVLNKQVVEYALAVGLAANCRINQYCKFDRKNYFYPDNPQNYQISQLYLPVCRDGWVDIETESGLKKRVGIHEIHMEEDAGKLIHDEWEDCSLVDYNRSGVPLIEIVSEPDMRSAEEVIAYLEKLRLIIQYLGASDCKLQEGSMRADVNLSVREAGAPEFGTRTEMKNLNSFKAIARAIEGERRRQIELLEEGRQVIQETRRWDDNKESSKAMRSKEDAQDYRYFPDPDLVPVVISDEWIARVKARQPELRTEKIARYKEEYGLPEYDARLLTSSKHMADIFEETTRLSGRPKEASNWLMVEAMRLMKEQEMEPEDMEFSPSHLAALIRMVENNIINRTVAKTVFEEIFRHNADPEAYVEENGLKVVKDEGALRDTVKAVMAANPQSVEDYRNGREKAMGFLVGQTMKAMKGKADPSMVNQLVRELLAGGDV from the coding sequence ATGAGTAAACAGTATGAGACCGTTATCGGCCTGGAGGTCCATGTGGAGCTGGCCACCAAAACCAAGATTTTCTGCGGCTGTTCCACCCGGTTCGGGGGAGCGCCCAATACCCATACCTGCCCTGTCTGCACCGGCATGCCGGGCTCCCTGCCTGTGTTAAATAAGCAGGTGGTGGAGTATGCGCTGGCTGTGGGGCTGGCAGCCAACTGCCGGATTAACCAGTACTGCAAATTTGACAGAAAGAACTATTTTTATCCGGATAATCCGCAGAACTACCAGATATCCCAGCTGTACCTGCCTGTCTGCCGGGACGGCTGGGTGGACATAGAGACGGAGTCCGGCCTTAAGAAACGCGTGGGAATCCATGAAATCCACATGGAGGAGGATGCGGGCAAGCTGATTCATGATGAGTGGGAGGACTGTTCCCTGGTGGATTACAACCGCAGCGGAGTCCCTCTGATTGAGATTGTGTCGGAGCCTGATATGCGCAGCGCCGAGGAAGTCATAGCCTACCTGGAGAAGCTGAGGCTGATTATCCAGTACCTGGGCGCCTCTGACTGCAAGCTTCAGGAGGGATCCATGAGAGCGGACGTGAACCTGTCCGTGAGAGAGGCGGGGGCCCCTGAGTTTGGCACCAGGACCGAGATGAAGAACCTGAACTCCTTTAAGGCCATTGCCAGAGCCATAGAGGGGGAGCGCAGGCGTCAGATTGAGCTGCTGGAAGAGGGCAGGCAGGTAATCCAGGAGACGCGGCGCTGGGATGACAACAAGGAGAGCTCCAAGGCCATGCGATCCAAGGAGGATGCCCAGGATTACAGGTATTTCCCTGATCCGGATCTGGTGCCGGTGGTCATAAGCGATGAGTGGATTGCCAGGGTTAAGGCCCGCCAGCCGGAGCTGCGCACGGAGAAAATAGCCAGGTACAAGGAGGAATACGGGCTTCCTGAGTATGATGCCAGGCTTCTCACCAGTTCCAAGCACATGGCGGACATCTTTGAGGAGACCACCCGCTTGAGCGGCCGGCCCAAGGAGGCATCCAACTGGCTTATGGTGGAAGCCATGCGTTTGATGAAGGAACAGGAGATGGAGCCGGAGGACATGGAGTTCTCCCCCTCCCATCTGGCTGCCCTTATCCGCATGGTGGAAAACAACATCATCAACAGGACGGTTGCCAAAACCGTGTTTGAAGAGATATTCAGGCACAATGCGGACCCTGAGGCATATGTGGAGGAAAATGGCCTTAAGGTGGTGAAGGATGAGGGTGCCCTGCGGGACACCGTAAAGGCGGTCATGGCTGCCAATCCGCAGTCTGTTGAGGATTACAGGAACGGCAGGGAAAAGGCCATGGGATTTCTGGTGGGCCAGACCATGAAGGCGATGAAGGGAAAGGCGGATCCGTCCATGGTGAACCAGCTTGTAAGGGAGCTGCTTGCCGGCGGAGATGTATAA
- the gatA gene encoding Asp-tRNA(Asn)/Glu-tRNA(Gln) amidotransferase subunit GatA → MSISDMTALELGRRIQSGDITAVQAAEASLARIKAMEPSVHAFVTVNEEKTMEQAGKVQADIEAGRLKGPLAGVPVAIKDNMCTKGMRTTCSSRILGNFIPTYTAQAVSNLEQAGAVILGKTNMDEFAMGSTTETSAFGVTRNPWNLEHVPGGSSGGSCAAVAAGECFYALGSDTGGSIRQPSSFCGVTGIKPTYGTVSRYGLIAYGSSLDQIGPVAKDVSDCAAVLEVLASHDPKDSTSMERRDCDFTSALSEDVRGMRIGIPESYFGQGLDQEVKDAVLEAARVLGEKGAIVETFDLKLAEYAIPAYYVIASAEASSNLSRFDGVKYGYRAPEYEGLHSMYKKSRSLGFGPEVKRRIMLGSFVLSSGYYDAYYLKALRTKALIKKEFDRAFASYDVILAPAAPSTAPRLGQSLGDPLKMYLGDIYTISVNLAGLPGISLPCGLDSKGLPIGLQLIGDCFKEKNIIRAAYAYEKTREWKLSLLAAGKAKEPSGALTGRAERRSHE, encoded by the coding sequence ATGAGCATATCAGATATGACAGCCCTGGAGCTGGGAAGAAGAATTCAGTCAGGGGATATCACTGCGGTCCAGGCAGCAGAAGCATCTCTGGCTAGGATAAAGGCCATGGAGCCATCTGTCCACGCCTTTGTAACCGTAAATGAAGAAAAGACCATGGAACAGGCCGGGAAGGTCCAGGCAGACATTGAGGCGGGAAGGTTGAAAGGCCCCCTGGCCGGAGTACCGGTGGCCATCAAGGACAACATGTGTACAAAGGGAATGCGGACCACCTGCAGTTCCAGGATACTGGGAAATTTCATTCCCACCTACACGGCCCAGGCAGTTTCCAATCTGGAGCAGGCAGGAGCCGTTATCCTGGGAAAGACCAACATGGATGAATTTGCCATGGGAAGCACCACGGAGACCTCCGCCTTTGGTGTTACTAGGAATCCGTGGAATCTGGAACATGTGCCGGGGGGATCCTCCGGCGGTTCCTGCGCGGCGGTGGCTGCCGGGGAGTGCTTTTATGCCCTGGGGTCTGATACAGGCGGTTCCATACGCCAGCCCAGCTCCTTCTGCGGCGTCACGGGCATCAAGCCCACCTACGGGACCGTGTCCAGATATGGGCTTATTGCCTATGGTTCATCCCTGGACCAGATAGGGCCTGTGGCAAAGGACGTGTCGGACTGCGCCGCTGTTTTGGAGGTCCTGGCCTCCCATGACCCCAAGGACAGCACATCCATGGAGCGGAGGGATTGTGATTTCACCTCAGCCCTGTCAGAGGATGTCAGAGGAATGCGCATCGGCATACCGGAATCCTACTTTGGGCAGGGGCTGGACCAGGAGGTGAAGGACGCTGTGCTGGAAGCAGCTAGGGTGCTGGGGGAAAAGGGGGCCATTGTGGAGACCTTTGACCTTAAGCTGGCAGAGTATGCCATACCTGCCTATTATGTCATTGCTTCTGCGGAGGCCAGCTCCAACCTGTCCCGGTTTGACGGTGTAAAGTACGGCTACCGGGCGCCGGAATACGAGGGGCTTCACAGCATGTACAAAAAGAGCCGGTCCCTTGGATTCGGACCGGAGGTGAAGCGACGCATCATGCTGGGATCCTTTGTGCTGAGTTCCGGCTACTATGACGCATATTATCTGAAGGCTCTCCGCACAAAGGCACTGATTAAAAAGGAATTTGACCGTGCATTTGCGTCCTATGACGTCATACTGGCGCCGGCAGCGCCGTCAACAGCCCCGCGGTTAGGCCAGTCCCTGGGGGATCCTCTTAAGATGTATCTGGGGGATATCTATACCATTTCCGTGAACCTGGCCGGTCTTCCCGGAATCAGCCTTCCCTGCGGCCTGGATTCAAAGGGACTTCCCATTGGACTGCAGCTCATAGGCGACTGTTTTAAGGAAAAAAATATCATCCGGGCCGCCTATGCTTACGAGAAAACACGGGAGTGGAAGCTGTCTCTTTTGGCTGCCGGGAAGGCCAAGGAGCCGTCCGGCGCCTTGACCGGGAGGGCAGAGAGGAGGAGCCATGAGTAA
- the gatC gene encoding Asp-tRNA(Asn)/Glu-tRNA(Gln) amidotransferase subunit GatC: protein MANIISDETIEYVGILAKLELSPEEKEEAKKDMGRMLDYIDKLNELDTQGVEPMSHVFPVHNVFREDVVTGTDQRDQILSNAPQQKDGAFKVPKTVG from the coding sequence ATGGCAAATATCATAAGTGACGAGACAATCGAGTATGTAGGCATCCTGGCAAAGCTGGAACTTTCCCCGGAGGAAAAGGAGGAAGCGAAGAAGGACATGGGAAGGATGCTGGATTATATAGATAAGTTAAATGAACTGGACACACAGGGCGTGGAGCCTATGTCCCACGTATTTCCGGTGCATAACGTGTTCCGGGAGGATGTGGTCACAGGCACGGACCAGAGGGACCAGATTCTCTCCAACGCCCCCCAGCAAAAGGACGGAGCATTCAAAGTGCCTAAGACCGTAGGATAG
- the aspS gene encoding aspartate--tRNA(Asn) ligase gives MEFVNGVKEKRVLDIREVLEGEYEGKEIRMNGAVHTIRHMGEVAFVILRKSRGLVQCVYEAGITDFDIRELKEESAVEVMGVVKAEERAPQGFEIRLKEIRVLSRPAEPLPLAVSKWKLNTSLETKLSLRPISLRNVRERAKFKIQEGIVRGFRDYLLSRDFTEIRTPKIVARGAEGGSNVFKLEYFNKKAELGQSPQFYKQTMVGVYDRVFEAAPVFRAEKHNTTRHLNEYTSLDFEMGYIDSFRDVMDMETGMLQYVMKLLEQDYKKELDMLGVTLPEVGRIPAVRFDQAKELVSRKYDRKIRNPYDLEPEEELLIGRYFQEEYGSDFVFVTHYPSKKRPFYAMDDPADPRFTLSFDLLFRGLEVTTGGQRIHDYREITAKMEKRGMDPEDIASYLMIFKYGMPPHGGLGIGLERLTMRLLDEQNVREASLFPRDVTRLEP, from the coding sequence ATGGAATTTGTGAACGGAGTTAAGGAGAAGAGGGTCCTGGATATCAGGGAAGTGCTTGAAGGGGAATATGAGGGCAAGGAAATACGGATGAACGGGGCTGTTCATACCATACGCCATATGGGCGAGGTGGCCTTCGTCATCCTGCGCAAGTCCCGGGGGCTGGTGCAGTGTGTATATGAGGCCGGGATTACGGATTTTGACATCAGGGAGTTGAAGGAAGAGAGCGCCGTGGAGGTAATGGGTGTTGTAAAGGCCGAGGAACGGGCGCCCCAGGGTTTTGAGATACGGTTAAAGGAAATCCGGGTGCTGTCCCGGCCTGCAGAGCCCCTGCCTCTTGCGGTCAGCAAATGGAAGCTGAACACATCCCTGGAGACAAAGCTTTCCCTGCGCCCCATCTCCCTGCGAAACGTGCGGGAGCGGGCCAAATTCAAGATTCAGGAAGGCATTGTAAGGGGATTTAGGGATTATCTTTTAAGCAGGGATTTTACGGAGATACGCACTCCTAAAATCGTGGCCAGGGGAGCAGAAGGCGGCTCCAACGTATTTAAACTGGAATATTTTAATAAGAAGGCAGAGCTGGGACAGAGTCCCCAGTTTTACAAACAGACCATGGTGGGCGTATATGACAGGGTGTTTGAGGCAGCGCCTGTGTTCCGGGCTGAAAAACATAATACCACCCGGCATCTCAACGAATACACCAGCCTGGATTTCGAGATGGGGTATATCGACAGCTTCCGGGACGTGATGGATATGGAGACGGGAATGCTCCAGTATGTCATGAAACTTCTGGAGCAGGATTATAAGAAGGAGCTGGATATGCTGGGTGTGACCCTGCCGGAGGTGGGACGGATTCCAGCGGTCCGGTTTGACCAGGCAAAGGAACTTGTTTCAAGAAAATATGACAGGAAGATACGCAACCCCTACGATTTGGAGCCGGAGGAGGAGCTGCTCATAGGACGGTATTTCCAGGAAGAGTACGGAAGCGATTTTGTGTTCGTCACACATTACCCTTCCAAAAAACGGCCCTTCTATGCCATGGACGACCCGGCAGACCCCAGATTCACTCTGAGTTTTGACCTTTTGTTTCGGGGGCTGGAGGTGACCACCGGCGGACAGCGGATTCACGATTACAGGGAAATCACAGCCAAGATGGAGAAGCGGGGCATGGATCCGGAGGACATTGCTTCCTATCTTATGATTTTCAAATACGGCATGCCGCCCCACGGCGGCCTGGGCATTGGACTGGAACGCCTTACCATGAGGCTTCTGGATGAACAGAATGTCAGGGAGGCGTCACTGTTCCCAAGGGATGTGACCAGGCTGGAGCCATAG
- a CDS encoding ferritin-like domain-containing protein encodes MLSIHDFHYSSDAPYPPIKAESGNPAYARVMLDNIGGSNSEMSAISLYVFNQLITGYNPDVSAVFHKVSIVEMHHLEIFGKLAQQLGEEPRLWTQHGCKKIYWSPSYNQYPGELRTLMRNVIDGEKAAISKYQHQISYIRDENITENLRRIILDERLHVEIFEKVYGAYCS; translated from the coding sequence ATGTTATCCATCCATGATTTTCATTATTCCTCCGATGCACCCTATCCACCCATCAAAGCAGAGTCCGGGAATCCGGCCTATGCAAGGGTGATGTTGGACAACATAGGCGGGAGCAATTCAGAAATGTCCGCCATATCCCTCTATGTCTTCAACCAACTGATTACCGGATACAATCCCGATGTCAGCGCTGTATTCCACAAGGTCAGCATTGTGGAAATGCACCATCTGGAAATATTTGGCAAGCTGGCCCAGCAGCTGGGAGAGGAGCCGCGGCTGTGGACTCAGCACGGATGTAAGAAGATATACTGGTCCCCCAGCTACAACCAGTATCCCGGAGAGCTGCGGACCCTGATGCGCAATGTTATCGACGGAGAAAAGGCAGCCATCAGCAAGTACCAGCACCAGATTTCCTACATACGGGATGAAAATATCACCGAAAACTTAAGGCGCATTATCCTGGATGAACGGCTGCATGTGGAAATTTTTGAAAAGGTTTACGGAGCGTATTGTTCCTGA
- a CDS encoding glutamate synthase-related protein has translation MAVYRCRFCGSIYDEEKEGVPVSDLKVCPVCMVTADKLVKAEDGGAGAKAPDREKEKPVKKDGTRETCQDCGGSTGEAAAYDPEYARTQTDARYMDEIHEMAVKGQSIIAAMGTQMPMPGWDDILFLGAQLNPMPLDEHAPVKTETIIGKHAAKPMVLDHPVYISHMSFGALSRETKTALSRGSAMARTAMCSGEGGILPEEKAAAYKYIFEYVPNQYSVTDENLREADAIEIKIGQGTKPGMGGHLPGGKVTPEIAAIRNKPLGQDVISPSRFPGIDTKEDLKALVDRLRLVSGGRPIGIKIAAGRIEKDLEFCVYAGPDFITIDGRGGATGASPKIIRDSTSVPTIYALYRARKYLDQAGCGAQLVITGGLRVSSDFAKALAMGADAVAIASAALMAAACQQYRICGTGMCPVGVATQDEKLRSRFKEDAAAQRVANFLRVSLEEIKTFARITGHDNIHDMDADDLCTVSREISEFTNIRHA, from the coding sequence ATGGCAGTATACCGTTGCAGATTCTGTGGTTCAATTTATGATGAGGAGAAGGAGGGAGTTCCTGTATCTGATTTAAAAGTCTGTCCCGTGTGCATGGTCACAGCCGATAAGCTGGTGAAGGCAGAGGATGGAGGGGCCGGCGCCAAGGCTCCGGACAGAGAAAAGGAGAAGCCCGTTAAAAAAGACGGAACCCGGGAAACATGCCAGGACTGCGGCGGCAGTACAGGGGAGGCTGCTGCCTATGATCCTGAGTATGCCAGGACACAGACCGATGCCCGCTATATGGACGAAATTCATGAGATGGCTGTAAAGGGACAGTCCATCATTGCAGCCATGGGAACCCAGATGCCCATGCCGGGCTGGGATGACATCCTGTTTCTGGGGGCCCAGCTGAACCCCATGCCGCTTGATGAACATGCTCCGGTAAAAACAGAAACCATTATAGGAAAACATGCGGCCAAGCCCATGGTGCTGGACCATCCGGTTTATATTTCCCACATGTCCTTTGGAGCACTTTCCAGGGAAACAAAGACAGCGCTGTCCAGGGGAAGCGCCATGGCCCGCACAGCCATGTGCTCCGGCGAGGGCGGCATACTGCCGGAGGAGAAGGCGGCGGCCTACAAGTATATATTTGAATATGTTCCAAACCAGTACAGTGTGACAGACGAGAACCTGAGGGAAGCAGACGCCATTGAAATAAAAATCGGGCAGGGCACAAAGCCAGGCATGGGAGGCCATCTGCCCGGAGGCAAGGTCACGCCGGAGATCGCGGCCATAAGGAATAAACCCTTGGGACAGGATGTCATCAGTCCGTCGCGCTTTCCGGGCATTGACACCAAAGAGGATTTGAAGGCCCTGGTGGACAGGCTGCGCCTCGTATCCGGCGGACGGCCCATCGGCATAAAGATTGCAGCGGGAAGAATTGAGAAGGACTTGGAATTCTGCGTCTATGCCGGACCTGACTTTATTACCATAGACGGCAGGGGAGGGGCAACCGGAGCCAGCCCCAAGATTATCAGGGATTCCACCAGCGTACCCACGATTTACGCCCTTTACAGGGCCAGGAAATACCTGGACCAGGCAGGCTGCGGGGCCCAGCTGGTGATAACGGGCGGCCTGCGGGTATCCTCTGATTTTGCAAAGGCGCTGGCTATGGGAGCGGACGCGGTGGCTATTGCTTCTGCAGCTTTGATGGCAGCCGCCTGCCAGCAGTACCGCATATGCGGCACCGGAATGTGTCCTGTGGGAGTGGCAACCCAGGACGAGAAACTGCGCAGCCGCTTCAAGGAGGACGCGGCCGCGCAGAGAGTGGCTAATTTCCTCAGGGTATCCCTGGAGGAGATAAAGACATTTGCCAGGATTACAGGGCATGACAACATTCACGACATGGATGCGGATGATTTATGCACGGTCAGCAGGGAGATATCGGAGTTTACCAATATACGCCATGCTTAA
- a CDS encoding MATE family efflux transporter, whose translation MSQENKMGVMPINKLLISMSLPMIISMLVQALYNIVDSVFVSMINQAALTAVSMAFPIQNLLIAVSAGTCVGVNALLSRSLGEKNSKAANLAAANGLFLAFLSFLAFAVFGLFGSRLFFESQTNNPVIIEYGVQYLQIVCIFCFGLFGEMMFERILQSTGQTFYCMITQGTGAIINIILDPILIFGLFGVPKMGIQGAAAATVFGQIVAMFLALILNHSKNKEVRINFRSFTPNWRTISIIYQVGVPSIIMQSISSVMTFGMNKILIGFSETAVAVFGVYFKLQSFIFMPIFGLNNGMIPIVAYNYGARSKKRIMETVWLSIGIAVGIMLIGLMVFHLMTPQLLMLFQADEEMLAIGVPALRIISLSFLFAGYCIIVGSVFQALGNGVYSLIISVARQLVCILPLAWFFARTFGLHAVWLSLPLAEITSVVLSSILFRKIYLDKIKPLGQAAA comes from the coding sequence ATGTCACAAGAAAACAAAATGGGCGTTATGCCCATTAATAAGCTGCTTATATCCATGTCCCTGCCCATGATTATCTCCATGCTGGTGCAGGCCCTGTACAACATCGTGGACAGCGTGTTTGTATCCATGATAAACCAGGCTGCCCTGACTGCGGTGTCCATGGCATTTCCCATCCAGAACCTGCTGATTGCAGTATCCGCCGGAACCTGTGTGGGCGTCAACGCCCTGCTGTCCCGTTCCCTGGGAGAAAAAAATTCAAAGGCGGCCAATCTGGCTGCTGCCAACGGCCTGTTTTTGGCCTTCTTAAGCTTCCTGGCCTTTGCAGTATTCGGCCTGTTCGGATCCAGGCTGTTCTTTGAAAGCCAGACAAACAACCCGGTCATCATTGAATACGGCGTACAATATCTCCAGATTGTCTGCATTTTCTGCTTCGGGCTTTTTGGGGAAATGATGTTCGAGCGGATTCTCCAGTCCACGGGCCAGACCTTTTACTGTATGATTACACAGGGCACCGGGGCCATCATCAATATTATACTGGACCCCATTCTTATCTTCGGCCTGTTTGGAGTGCCGAAAATGGGAATCCAGGGAGCTGCCGCAGCCACTGTATTCGGCCAGATTGTGGCCATGTTCCTGGCCCTCATCCTGAACCACTCCAAAAACAAGGAGGTGCGGATTAATTTCCGTTCGTTCACCCCTAACTGGAGAACTATTTCCATTATCTACCAGGTAGGCGTTCCCTCGATTATCATGCAGTCCATCAGCTCTGTCATGACCTTTGGGATGAATAAAATCCTGATTGGTTTTTCCGAGACAGCCGTAGCCGTATTCGGAGTATATTTCAAGCTTCAAAGCTTTATCTTCATGCCTATATTCGGACTGAACAACGGCATGATACCCATTGTGGCCTACAACTACGGGGCCCGCAGTAAAAAGCGCATCATGGAAACGGTCTGGCTGAGCATCGGCATTGCAGTGGGCATCATGCTCATCGGACTGATGGTGTTCCACCTTATGACGCCCCAGCTGCTCATGCTCTTCCAGGCAGACGAGGAGATGCTGGCCATCGGCGTTCCCGCCCTGCGGATTATCAGCCTCAGCTTCCTGTTCGCAGGATACTGCATCATCGTGGGATCCGTGTTCCAGGCCCTGGGCAACGGCGTATACAGCCTGATTATATCCGTGGCCAGACAGCTTGTATGTATCCTCCCCCTGGCCTGGTTTTTTGCCCGGACCTTTGGACTGCATGCAGTGTGGCTCTCCCTGCCTCTGGCTGAAATCACCTCTGTGGTGCTCAGCTCCATCCTGTTCCGCAAGATTTATCTGGATAAGATAAAGCCCCTGGGACAGGCGGCTGCCTGA
- a CDS encoding SIMPL domain-containing protein: protein MEENKEKKEKTGFMAQGRSVIIAVIAALSAIICVSIFTGGLVDYKKSGGGSGITATGSASCDFESDLIVWRGSFSVHGDTPRDAYAIIKKDAELVRQYLEENQVADDEMIFSSVNISQTYTSRYDEEGKYLGDEPDGYDLTQSLTVSSYDIDKVENISRDITKLIESGVEFESELPEYYYTKLDEVKLDLIEKATANAKERIDIMSAGSGAKAGKLLSATLGVFQITAKNSGSESYSYDGYLDTSSRYKTANITVRLNYAAE from the coding sequence TTGGAAGAGAACAAGGAGAAAAAAGAAAAGACAGGCTTCATGGCTCAGGGCAGGTCTGTGATTATCGCAGTCATCGCGGCACTCAGCGCCATTATCTGCGTCAGCATCTTTACAGGCGGACTGGTGGATTATAAGAAGAGCGGCGGGGGAAGCGGAATCACGGCAACCGGTTCTGCCAGCTGTGATTTTGAGTCGGATTTGATTGTGTGGAGAGGCAGCTTTTCTGTCCACGGCGATACGCCCAGGGATGCCTACGCCATCATAAAGAAGGATGCGGAACTGGTGAGACAGTATCTGGAGGAAAACCAGGTGGCGGATGACGAGATGATATTCAGTTCCGTGAATATTTCCCAGACCTATACATCCAGATACGATGAGGAGGGCAAGTACCTGGGAGATGAGCCGGACGGATATGACCTGACCCAGAGTCTGACGGTTTCATCCTATGATATTGACAAGGTGGAGAATATCTCCAGGGATATCACTAAGCTGATCGAATCAGGGGTGGAGTTCGAGTCTGAGCTGCCGGAGTATTATTATACCAAGCTGGACGAGGTGAAGCTGGACCTGATTGAGAAGGCCACTGCCAATGCAAAGGAGCGCATTGACATTATGTCTGCCGGTTCAGGGGCAAAGGCGGGAAAGCTGTTAAGCGCCACTCTGGGCGTGTTCCAGATTACGGCAAAGAATTCCGGGTCGGAATCCTACAGCTACGACGGGTACCTGGACACCAGCTCCCGGTATAAGACTGCCAATATTACGGTGAGATTGAATTATGCGGCAGAGTAG